Proteins from a single region of Apium graveolens cultivar Ventura unplaced genomic scaffold, ASM990537v1 ctg3051, whole genome shotgun sequence:
- the LOC141700889 gene encoding protein indeterminate-domain 13-like: protein MDDTTISGNEDGDEEDVELGEDEESGAKRNCEFVALSPQSLMATNQFWCEVCNRSFQREHNLELHRRGHNLPGKLKQKTNDEVKKRVYIFPEVGCVHHDPSRALGDLTAIKKHFSRKHSGKKKSRCDKCKKGD from the exons ATGGATGACACCACCATCAGCGGCAACGAGGACGGAGATGAAGAGGATGTCGAGCTTGGCGAAGACGAGGAGAGTGGCGCGAAAAGAAACTGTG AGTTTGTAGCACTTTCCCCGCAGAGTCTAATGGCAACAAATCAATTTTGGTGTGAGGTGTGCAATAGAAGTTTTCAAAGGGAGCACAACTTGGAGCTCCACAGAAGAGGACATAATTTGCCTGGGAAGCTGAAGCAAAAGACAAATGATGAAGTCAAGAAAAGGGTTTACATTTTCCCTGAAGTTGGTTGTGTTCATCATGATCCCTCAAGAGCACTAGGAGATCTGACTGCTATCAAGAAGCATTTCTCTCGAAAACATAGTGGCAAAAAAAAATCCCGCTGTGATAAATGTAAGAAGGGTGACTGA